In Spinacia oleracea cultivar Varoflay chromosome 5, BTI_SOV_V1, whole genome shotgun sequence, a single window of DNA contains:
- the LOC110798728 gene encoding uncharacterized protein encodes MAPWNEVKCGCGFPVAKRTAWTHENPGRKFIACKFYNPETGQRGCNKFDWLDEDIVEWQRDVTNVLVAEKHRLSTDLAILRNRFACIEQEKIRLVEEVDRLKKNKGMMMGVLGSKKAGLGQNQLMGMICVCAIVSVLFSFTVIKVLG; translated from the coding sequence ATGGCTCCATGGAATGAAGTGAAATGTGGGTGTGGGTTTCCTGTAGCCAAGAGGACTGCTTGGACTCATGAAAACCCAGGGAGAAAGTTTATTGCTTGCAAATTCTACAATCCTGAAACTGGGCAAAGGGGGTGCAACAAATTTGATTGGCTTGATGAAGATATTGTTGAATGGCAAAGGGATGTTACTAATGTGCTTGTTGCTGAAAAACATAGGCTGTCCACTGATCTTGCAATTCTGAGGAACAGATTTGCTTGCATTGAACAAGAGAAGATTAGGCTAGTCGAAGAGGTTGACAGattgaagaagaacaagggcatGATGATGGGTGTTTTGGGGTCTAAGAAGGCTGGCTTGGGTCAGAATCAGCTAATGGGGATGATTTGTGTGTGTGCAATTGTGTCTGTATTATTTAGTTTCACTGTAATCAAGGTACTTGGATAG